A stretch of Verrucomicrobiota bacterium DNA encodes these proteins:
- a CDS encoding glycosyltransferase — MAADRFSILIPSWNNLPFLKLCVEAIREHSATEHEVIIHLNEGADGSLEWVEQENLPYTMTPKNEGVCVALNKASTLAGTDFICYVNDDMYVLPGWDEALSAVVDDLDHSEWFLSGTMIEPTVSRNACVIAPRDYGRTPESFRRSELLREFLEQPKADWSGANWPPNLVSRALWNRVGGYSEEFSPGISSDPDFSRKLWEAGVRHFQGVGGSRAYHFQSASTGRVERNDGRRQFLRKWGMTQSTFTRCYLRLGTPWTGPLSPQPYSPRMIFYRLKSAFRLAFSR, encoded by the coding sequence ATGGCCGCAGATCGGTTTTCCATACTGATTCCATCATGGAACAATTTACCTTTCTTGAAACTTTGTGTCGAGGCGATCCGTGAGCACTCGGCGACCGAACACGAGGTGATCATTCATCTCAACGAGGGAGCGGACGGAAGCCTGGAGTGGGTTGAGCAGGAGAATTTGCCCTACACCATGACCCCAAAAAACGAGGGAGTCTGCGTTGCCCTCAACAAAGCGTCTACTTTGGCGGGCACCGATTTCATTTGTTATGTTAACGACGACATGTACGTTCTGCCCGGTTGGGATGAGGCGTTGTCGGCGGTTGTGGATGATCTCGATCACTCCGAGTGGTTTCTTTCCGGGACAATGATCGAACCCACAGTTTCCCGGAACGCCTGCGTCATCGCACCGCGCGATTATGGTAGGACTCCAGAAAGTTTTCGAAGATCGGAGTTGCTTAGAGAATTCCTCGAGCAGCCAAAAGCCGACTGGTCTGGCGCGAATTGGCCTCCGAATCTGGTGTCGCGGGCTTTGTGGAACAGAGTCGGTGGCTACTCGGAAGAGTTTAGTCCGGGAATTTCCTCCGATCCTGATTTCTCACGAAAGCTTTGGGAGGCAGGGGTTCGTCATTTTCAAGGGGTCGGAGGTAGCAGGGCCTATCACTTCCAATCCGCGTCTACAGGTAGAGTGGAGAGAAATGACGGGCGGAGACAGTTTCTTCGAAAGTGGGGTATGACTCAGTCTACCTTTACCCGTTGTTACTTGCGGCTGGGAACGCCATGGACGGGTCCACTTTCTCCTCAGCCCTATTCCCCACGGATGATTTTCTACCGTCTTAAGTCTGCTTTTCGTCTAGCTTTCAGCCGGTAG
- a CDS encoding sugar phosphate isomerase/epimerase family protein has product MSRKVTLFTGQWADLPLDDLLPLVKEMGYDGVELACWGDHFETDKALESDRYVNDLWLKLQGNGLTCYSISNHLVGQAVCDLIDERHEAILSPKVWGDGEPESVRSRAAVEMMDTARAARKFFDARPDESVVHPVVNGFTGSSIWHSIYAFPPTSQDYYEKGFKDFADRWLPILDVFEEVDVNFALEVHPTEIAFDIASSQRAIEAVGAHKRFGFNYDPSHLGYQGVDYVKFIREFPDRIYHCHMKDAWWGHGDGTVGVFGGHTDFTDPRRYWDFRSLGHGDIKFEDVIVALNDIGYAGPLSVEWEDGRMDRIYGATEASSFTRKVDFPPNSIAFDAAFDKENQ; this is encoded by the coding sequence ATGAGTCGAAAAGTTACCCTATTTACCGGCCAATGGGCTGATTTACCCTTGGACGACCTCCTACCGCTCGTCAAAGAAATGGGCTACGACGGCGTTGAGCTTGCCTGTTGGGGCGATCACTTCGAGACGGATAAGGCTCTCGAGTCGGATCGTTATGTAAATGACCTCTGGTTGAAATTACAGGGGAACGGCCTGACCTGTTACTCGATCTCCAACCATTTGGTGGGACAAGCGGTCTGTGACTTAATCGACGAACGCCACGAGGCGATTCTGTCTCCCAAAGTGTGGGGGGATGGCGAACCAGAGAGTGTCCGTTCTAGAGCCGCTGTTGAGATGATGGACACAGCCCGGGCCGCACGAAAATTCTTTGATGCCCGGCCCGATGAATCTGTGGTCCATCCGGTAGTCAATGGCTTTACCGGATCGTCGATTTGGCACTCGATCTACGCTTTTCCACCGACTTCCCAAGACTACTACGAGAAGGGCTTTAAAGATTTTGCAGACCGTTGGCTGCCGATTCTCGATGTTTTTGAGGAAGTGGATGTAAATTTTGCTCTCGAAGTCCATCCGACCGAGATCGCTTTCGATATTGCCTCCTCCCAACGTGCGATCGAAGCAGTTGGGGCGCACAAACGTTTCGGCTTCAACTACGATCCAAGCCATCTCGGTTATCAGGGGGTTGATTACGTGAAGTTCATTCGCGAGTTCCCAGACCGTATCTATCATTGCCACATGAAAGACGCTTGGTGGGGGCACGGAGACGGGACAGTCGGCGTTTTTGGTGGACATACCGATTTCACGGATCCCCGGCGTTACTGGGACTTTCGCTCCCTCGGCCACGGTGACATCAAGTTTGAGGACGTAATTGTCGCTTTGAATGATATCGGCTATGCAGGTCCACTTTCCGTTGAGTGGGAGGATGGCCGCATGGATAGAATTTATGGCGCCACTGAAGCATCATCATTTACTCGCAAAGTTGACTTCCCACCGAACTCAATAGCCTTCGACGCTGCTTTCGATAAAGAAAACCAGTAG
- a CDS encoding sigma-54 dependent transcriptional regulator, whose translation MPASILIVDDEPHTLEGLETALEDRYDISTASNAKEAFNHLDNDVFDVVLTDLRMAGKSGMSVIERTLKQSPQPVCIMMTAYGKVETAVEAMKRGAYDFLTKPVSLEKLELLIERALKSEKLKEENQILHERLDKKFRFDEILGNSSSLRSVLETVRLVAPSKATVLIEGETGTGKELIAQAIHQNSERARQPFVAVHCAALAANLLESELFGHEKGAFTGATERRIGRFEAADSGTLFLDEIGEIDASTQIKLLRFLESRSFERLGSVKPVEVDVRLVCATNRDLDSMARKGEFREDLLYRLNVITVDLPPLRERKEDIPLLLDHYIETFSRENGIPPATLSSEAIEILTRYSWPGNIRELRNFCENTVILKRGARISEYDLDSKFFGYEEQKTRGEPSLISNPLSVEQNEKRLLRNALAQTGGNKTKAADLLGVSRRTLHRKLARWPELTDS comes from the coding sequence ATGCCTGCATCGATTCTCATTGTCGACGACGAGCCGCACACACTGGAGGGTCTCGAAACTGCTCTTGAAGACCGCTACGATATCTCGACGGCGAGCAACGCAAAGGAGGCATTCAACCACTTGGATAACGATGTCTTCGATGTCGTGCTGACTGATCTTAGAATGGCAGGAAAATCGGGGATGTCGGTAATCGAACGAACCCTGAAGCAATCTCCCCAGCCAGTCTGTATCATGATGACCGCCTACGGGAAAGTTGAGACGGCTGTCGAAGCGATGAAACGCGGCGCGTACGATTTCCTGACGAAACCTGTAAGCCTGGAAAAACTGGAGCTCTTGATCGAACGGGCTCTTAAGTCGGAAAAGCTCAAAGAAGAAAACCAAATTCTCCATGAGCGACTCGACAAGAAGTTCCGCTTTGACGAAATCCTAGGAAACTCATCTTCCCTCCGGAGCGTTCTCGAAACCGTTCGGCTAGTTGCGCCCTCAAAAGCCACCGTATTAATCGAGGGAGAAACGGGAACTGGAAAAGAGTTGATCGCTCAGGCTATCCACCAGAACAGTGAACGCGCGAGACAGCCATTTGTCGCAGTTCACTGTGCTGCACTAGCCGCAAATCTCCTCGAGAGTGAACTCTTTGGGCACGAGAAGGGAGCCTTTACAGGAGCTACAGAGCGAAGAATTGGAAGATTCGAAGCGGCAGACTCAGGTACCCTCTTCCTCGACGAGATCGGCGAAATCGATGCCTCGACTCAAATCAAGCTCTTGCGGTTTCTCGAATCACGTTCCTTTGAGAGACTCGGAAGTGTGAAGCCGGTCGAAGTGGATGTGCGACTCGTCTGTGCGACTAACCGAGATCTCGATTCAATGGCAAGAAAAGGTGAGTTCCGCGAAGACCTCCTCTACCGGCTCAACGTGATCACAGTTGATCTACCTCCCTTGCGCGAGCGCAAGGAGGACATACCCCTTCTACTGGACCATTACATAGAGACTTTTAGCCGCGAGAACGGTATCCCTCCTGCTACCTTGTCCTCTGAAGCAATAGAGATATTGACTCGTTACAGCTGGCCGGGAAACATCCGGGAACTTCGAAACTTCTGCGAAAACACCGTTATTCTCAAACGGGGCGCAAGAATCTCCGAGTATGACCTCGACTCCAAATTCTTTGGGTATGAAGAGCAAAAGACACGAGGTGAACCTTCGCTAATCTCGAACCCTCTTTCAGTGGAGCAAAATGAAAAAAGACTTCTCCGAAACGCTCTGGCTCAAACCGGCGGAAACAAGACAAAAGCTGCCGATCTGCTTGGCGTTAGCCGCCGAACGCTTCATCGGAAGCTTGCACGATGGCCGGAACTTACTGATTCTTGA
- a CDS encoding Gfo/Idh/MocA family oxidoreductase, with protein MASKQPLKIGMVGGGAGAFIANPHQKAIHFDGTRKVHSVVLRADPEAALEEAKEWAYPVKGYGSYDEMIAAQKDLPEEERLDYILIVTPNFVHFDPAYKALDAGIPVMCEKPLTVNLEEAKELVKKVEEVNIPFAVAHTYVGHWTSWLSRFIVQSGLIGEVRWVDSYYLQGWLADKLEDTGQVQAAWRTDPKRAGASGAGGDIGIHALEQLRFVTGLDVTEVSAHCECMVPGRPIDDHFTVYGKLSNGGKCLVRASQICHGHKNDLGILIAGTKGLLKWNQENAEAITICLPGQPDRVYWRGEVSPNDGFFGDIPQELLDEPTIPSGHVEAFHDAYARLHREFEKDVRAWKEGEPWNCDGSRYANVEDGCMGMAFIDAAVTSHKNGNAWTKIDLG; from the coding sequence ATGGCATCTAAACAACCCCTTAAAATTGGCATGGTTGGTGGCGGGGCTGGCGCGTTCATCGCCAACCCCCACCAAAAGGCAATTCATTTTGACGGAACCCGCAAAGTCCACTCTGTCGTGCTTCGTGCCGATCCTGAAGCTGCTTTGGAAGAGGCTAAAGAATGGGCGTATCCGGTTAAGGGATACGGGAGTTATGACGAGATGATAGCAGCTCAAAAAGACCTTCCCGAAGAGGAACGTCTCGACTACATTCTCATAGTCACGCCGAATTTTGTTCACTTCGACCCTGCTTACAAAGCGCTCGATGCAGGTATCCCGGTGATGTGCGAAAAGCCTCTAACGGTAAATCTTGAGGAGGCAAAGGAGCTCGTAAAGAAGGTAGAAGAGGTCAATATTCCGTTTGCCGTCGCTCATACCTATGTTGGGCACTGGACGAGTTGGTTGAGTCGCTTCATCGTTCAGTCAGGACTCATCGGTGAAGTTCGCTGGGTCGATAGCTACTACCTGCAGGGATGGCTTGCTGATAAACTGGAGGATACGGGCCAAGTGCAAGCGGCTTGGAGAACAGATCCCAAGCGGGCCGGGGCTTCTGGAGCTGGTGGGGATATTGGAATTCATGCCCTTGAGCAGCTTCGATTTGTTACCGGCCTTGATGTGACTGAAGTCTCTGCGCACTGTGAGTGCATGGTCCCGGGCCGCCCGATCGATGATCACTTCACGGTTTACGGGAAGCTTTCGAATGGTGGTAAGTGTTTGGTTCGTGCATCGCAGATTTGCCATGGGCACAAGAACGATCTCGGCATTCTCATTGCCGGAACCAAGGGGCTTTTGAAGTGGAACCAGGAAAACGCGGAGGCGATCACGATCTGCCTACCGGGTCAGCCGGATCGAGTCTACTGGCGGGGAGAAGTCTCACCGAACGATGGGTTCTTCGGAGACATTCCCCAAGAGCTGTTGGACGAGCCGACCATTCCTTCTGGCCACGTGGAAGCATTTCATGACGCGTATGCTCGGTTGCATCGCGAGTTTGAAAAGGACGTCCGCGCTTGGAAAGAAGGTGAACCGTGGAACTGCGATGGAAGCCGATATGCGAACGTTGAGGATGGGTGCATGGGCATGGCATTTATCGACGCCGCAGTAACCTCCCACAAAAACGGAAACGCTTGGACAAAGATCGATCTCGGCTGA
- a CDS encoding substrate-binding domain-containing protein has protein sequence MKTPQFFVCLLVFLSLTLSGKARDVQVAGSDYIPEALIDALREFASKEGDELEVDLGGSLLAFRQFYEGEADIILVAMPFQRPEDLEFPVFPFGFQIGAVVVNADNPITSMTQQQLGGVFGALNENAIARWSELGLTGTWQNRNIAAAYANSGKSPILDLFSNRFLQGDPIRSGIQEFSSDIRLESFVSNDDATIGIVDSLPLSSDLKTIRIQTSDGGVSFGPTLENINYGDYPLSLEYFVCVPMSQYRFLAPYIEFLLSDEVAEILQRERFFPLLRSRRLQLIEELPTS, from the coding sequence ATGAAAACTCCCCAATTTTTCGTCTGTCTGCTTGTTTTCCTTTCCCTAACCCTTTCCGGAAAAGCCAGAGATGTACAAGTTGCTGGATCGGACTACATTCCAGAAGCATTGATTGATGCGTTGCGTGAATTTGCCTCGAAAGAAGGAGACGAGCTCGAAGTCGATTTAGGAGGGAGCTTACTTGCCTTCCGACAATTCTATGAGGGAGAGGCCGATATCATCCTCGTTGCCATGCCTTTTCAGCGCCCGGAAGACTTGGAGTTCCCGGTTTTCCCGTTCGGCTTCCAGATTGGTGCAGTCGTCGTCAATGCAGACAACCCAATCACTTCGATGACCCAACAGCAATTGGGTGGCGTGTTTGGTGCGCTCAACGAAAACGCCATCGCCCGCTGGTCGGAACTCGGTCTCACCGGAACTTGGCAAAACCGGAATATCGCTGCAGCCTACGCAAACTCGGGAAAGAGTCCGATCCTCGATCTATTCAGCAATCGTTTCCTTCAAGGGGATCCTATTCGTTCGGGAATCCAAGAGTTCTCTTCAGACATTCGGCTAGAGTCTTTCGTAAGCAACGACGATGCTACCATTGGGATCGTAGACTCACTCCCACTTTCCAGCGATTTGAAGACAATCCGCATTCAGACCTCTGATGGAGGAGTTTCTTTCGGCCCAACGCTAGAGAACATAAACTACGGAGACTACCCTCTTTCCTTGGAATACTTCGTCTGCGTTCCGATGAGCCAATACCGTTTCCTTGCGCCTTACATCGAGTTTCTCCTGTCCGACGAGGTAGCCGAGATTCTTCAGCGAGAACGCTTCTTTCCGCTCCTGCGTTCAAGGCGTCTTCAACTCATCGAGGAACTACCCACCAGCTAG